The Polyangium spumosum region TCGAGGACGTGACGCTCGACGCGCGCGGGCGGATCGTGCGCGCCGAGATCACGACGACGAGCAGCGCGGCGAACGAGCCGACCGTGTCGCTGCGGCTGGCGCCGTCGGAGGGGCTCGCGCGGATCACGAGCGGCACCTCGGAGGCGAGCTTCCGCGTGCCGACGGACGCGCCGTGGGTCTACACGGGCCTGGCGGCCGAGATCCCCGCGACGCCGATCGCGGCCTGGGTCGCGAAGCGCGGGGCCGAGACGGCGCCGTGGCTGCGGGTGATCTCGGCGAGCCAGGCGCGGAGCTTCCTCACGCCGCTGGATCAGGTCGTCGTGCGTACGGAGTCGGGCGCGACGGTGGTGCTGGGGCGAGACGCGGCGGACACGGACGAGGTGTTCGTGCGGCATCTGCGGTTCAGGAGCGGCGAGTCGCTCACGCGGGCGAGCGGGCCTGCGCTCGTGCTCTAGCGAGCGCTCGAGGCGGCCGGCAGGAGCACGCGGAAGAGGGCGCCACCTTCGGGCGCGTCCGCGATCTCGACGCGGCCGCCGAGGTCCCGCACGACGTCGGCGACGATGGGCAGCCCGAGCCCCGTGCCTCCGATCTCGACCTTCGTCGAATAAAAGAGCTCGAAGACCTGCGACCGCTTGTCCTCGGGGATCCCCGGCCCCGCGTCGGCGACCTCGAGCCGCAGGCGTGGCTCACGCTCGGGGTCCGCGTCGTCGAGCGCGAGCGAGATCCGGAGCGTGCCGCCCCCCGGCTGCGCCTGGATCGCGTTGATGCAGAGGTTCATCACGACCTGGAGCAGCCGATCCCGAACGGCGACGATCGGCGGCAGGCGCTCGGCGACACGGAGGCGCAGATCGATCCGACGCACGCGCAGGTCGGGCGCGAGGAAGGCGGTCACGTCACGCACGACGTCCGCGAGCTCGACGGGGACGACGTGATCGGTGGGCGGGCGGCTCACGTCGAGCATGCGCTGGACGATGCGGCGGATGCGCTCGCACTGGGCGGCGATGGTTTCGAACTGCGCGCGCACGGGGCCAGGCAGGTCCTCGTCCGCGGCCGAGAGGCGCGACCAGCCGAGGATGGTGTTGAGCGGCGAGCCGATCTCGTGCGCGAAGGAGCCGGCCACCTGCCCCACGACCGCGAGGGCCTGCGCGTGCCGCATCCGCGCGGCGAGCTCGGTCCGCTCCGCCTCGGCCGCGAGCAGCTTCTCGCGTGTCTCGGCGAGCGAGCGGGTCATGTCGTTGATGGCGCGGGCGACGCGGTCGAGCTCGAGCCGCGGCGAGGCCTCGACGCGCACGTCGAGGTCACCCGCAGCCACCCGATCGACGGCGTGCACGAGGTTGCCCCACTCGCGCCCGAGCACGCGCGAGATCCAGATCGCGATGAGCGACACGCAGAGCGCCGCCGCGCCACCCGTGAGCGCGAGCCGGATCAGGGCGAGGTCGATCATGCGATCGATCGGGCCGAGTTCGCGGGTCATGACCACCGCGCCGAGGCCAGGCGCGTCACGGACGGGCTCGACGTGGACGAGGACCTCCTCGTCGCCGACGCGGACGGTTCCATGGCTCGACGCCCCGAGGGAGACGGCGCGCGCGGCCATGACGTCGAGGGCGGAGGGCGCGTTCACGAGCGCCGACGAGCGAGCAAACGGCGCGCCTCGTTCGTCGTAGAAGGCCACGCCGTGTACGGTCTCCTCGTCGGCGACGCGCTCGACGAGCGCCGCGGCCTCCTCCGTTTGCCCCTTCGCCGCGATGGGCAGGGCGGCCGTTCGGAGCGTGGCGATGTTGTCGGCGAGCGCGCGCTCGCTGCTCTCGACGAGGGACGTACGGATCGTCCGGAGGGAGACGACCCCCGTGAGCACGAAGCCGAGGACGACGGGGGTGGCGAAGATGGCGAGGAGCTTGCGGGTGAGCCGCTTGCGCGCGAGGTTCATGGACGAGCTCGTTATGGCACGGGGGCGGCCTGCCCGAGCGACGGAGCCGCGACAGTCGCGAGAAGGCGCGAGGACGGGATGGAGAGCGCGAAACGAACGCCGATGAACCTGCTCGTGGTGGAGGACGATACGCCCCTCGCGGAGCTCTTCGTGGGCATCGCCGAGAAACGAGGCCTCGGCGCGTCGAGGGCCGCGACGATCGCCGAGGGCCGCGCGCGGATCGAGGCGGGTGACGTGGAGATCCTCCTCACGGACATGCGCCTGCCGGATGGAAGCGGCATCGAGCTCATCGAGTGGACCCGCAAGGCCGATCCGCGCATCGTGATCGTCGCGATCACGGCGTTCGGGTCGATCGAGATCGCGGTCCGCGCGGTGCGGCAAGGCGCCTACGATTTCCTGACGAAGCCCGTCGAGCCGGCCGTGCTCGGCGTCGCGCTCGACCGGGCGATGGAGGCGAGGCGGCTGCGGGGCGAGGTCGAGGCGCTGCGCGGGGCGCTCGCGACGGAGAGCGCGCTGAAGGGCATCATCGGCAAGAGCCGCGCGCTGGCGGACATCACGAGCGTGGTGCGGCGCGTGGCCGACTCGCCGGCGACGGTGCTCGTGACGGGGCCGAGCGGCAGCGGAAAGGAGCTCGTCGCCCGCGCGCTGCACGAGGCGAGCCGGCGCAAGGAGGGGCCGTTCGTCGCGGTGAACGCGGCGGCGATCCCGGAGACGCTGCTGGAGAGCGAGCTCTTCGGTTACAAGAAGGGCGCGTTCACGGACGCGCGGCAGGACAAGAAGGGCCTGTTCGTCGAGGCCGACGGGGGCACGCTTTTCCTCGACGAGATCGGCGATCTGCCGCTCGTGCTCCAGGCGAAGATCCTGCGCGTGCTCGAGGAGCGCGAGGTGCGTCCCCTCGGCGCGACGCGCAACGTGCCCATCGACGCGCGCGTGGTGGCCGCGACGAACCACGACCTGCGCAGGGCCGTGAAGGAGGGCCGGTTCCGCGAGGATCTGTTCTACCGGCTCGCCGTGATCGAGATCGCGATCCCGCCGCTGCGCGACCGGCCGGAGGACATCCTGCCCTTGGCCGAGCACTTCCTGCAGCGGGCGAAGGCGCGGGCGGGGCTCCCGATCCAGGGCTTCTCGGGGGCCGCGGCGCGCGTGCTGATGGCCTACGAATGGCCCGGCAACGTGCGCGAGCTGGAGAACGCGGTCGAGCGCGCGGTGGCCCTGGCGCAGGCCGAGTGGATCAGCCCGGACGACCTGCCGCCGACGGTGCAGAAGCCGAGCACGCCCGACCTCTTCGCGAGCGCCGCCGAGCGCATGATGACGCTCGAAGAGGTGGACCGCGCCTACGTGAAGCACGTGCTCGAGCGCTTCGGCGGCAACAAGGTGCGCGCCGCGGCCGCGCTCGGGATCAACCGCCGCACGATCCAGCGATGGCTGGGCGAAGACGAGTGATCGAAGAGACGGGATCTTCGGGTCACGATCCACGAAACATGAAATCCGTTTCGTGATTCGGGAGTGCGGCACAAAGTCGCACCTGGGATCCGGCGTCGCACCGCGTCGGGGACGAAGCGCCGCAGAACCAGCGGGTGCGAGGCCGGTCCGCGCCTGGCACGGGAGGTGAAGAGAGCGGGGCACCGTGGCCCAACCGGAAATCGTCCCGCCCGCCCCTCGCCGCCCTCCTCCGCAAGACGTTGCGCCGGAGACGCAGGAGGCGACGTCGCCTCCGTCCTCGGAGTCGTGCTCCGCCGCGGCCAGGGCCGCCCGCGACGCCGGCCTGACGGAGCCGCTGCTCCACGCGCTCGAGCTCCTCGGCAAGAGCGCCGGCGTCGAGGTCGAGCGCGGCGCGGCGCGCGAGGCGGTCGACGAGGCCCGGCAGGACACGGCGTTCGTCGGGCCCGAGGCGTGGTTCGACGAGCTCGCGCGCGCAGGCATCAAGGTCGGACTGCGCATCCGGACGGTGCGCCGATCGAGCGCGGAGGCGATAGCGGCCGCGCGAGCGCTGGCGCCAGCGGTGACGCTCGGGGCAGGCGAGGACGGACCCGCGCGCGCGATGGTGCTCGTGGACGGGCGCCCCGGCGCGG contains the following coding sequences:
- a CDS encoding sensor histidine kinase: MNLARKRLTRKLLAIFATPVVLGFVLTGVVSLRTIRTSLVESSERALADNIATLRTAALPIAAKGQTEEAAALVERVADEETVHGVAFYDERGAPFARSSALVNAPSALDVMAARAVSLGASSHGTVRVGDEEVLVHVEPVRDAPGLGAVVMTRELGPIDRMIDLALIRLALTGGAAALCVSLIAIWISRVLGREWGNLVHAVDRVAAGDLDVRVEASPRLELDRVARAINDMTRSLAETREKLLAAEAERTELAARMRHAQALAVVGQVAGSFAHEIGSPLNTILGWSRLSAADEDLPGPVRAQFETIAAQCERIRRIVQRMLDVSRPPTDHVVPVELADVVRDVTAFLAPDLRVRRIDLRLRVAERLPPIVAVRDRLLQVVMNLCINAIQAQPGGGTLRISLALDDADPEREPRLRLEVADAGPGIPEDKRSQVFELFYSTKVEIGGTGLGLPIVADVVRDLGGRVEIADAPEGGALFRVLLPAASSAR
- a CDS encoding sigma-54-dependent transcriptional regulator, with the translated sequence MESAKRTPMNLLVVEDDTPLAELFVGIAEKRGLGASRAATIAEGRARIEAGDVEILLTDMRLPDGSGIELIEWTRKADPRIVIVAITAFGSIEIAVRAVRQGAYDFLTKPVEPAVLGVALDRAMEARRLRGEVEALRGALATESALKGIIGKSRALADITSVVRRVADSPATVLVTGPSGSGKELVARALHEASRRKEGPFVAVNAAAIPETLLESELFGYKKGAFTDARQDKKGLFVEADGGTLFLDEIGDLPLVLQAKILRVLEEREVRPLGATRNVPIDARVVAATNHDLRRAVKEGRFREDLFYRLAVIEIAIPPLRDRPEDILPLAEHFLQRAKARAGLPIQGFSGAAARVLMAYEWPGNVRELENAVERAVALAQAEWISPDDLPPTVQKPSTPDLFASAAERMMTLEEVDRAYVKHVLERFGGNKVRAAAALGINRRTIQRWLGEDE